A genomic stretch from Sphingomonas sp. HDW15A includes:
- a CDS encoding class I SAM-dependent methyltransferase, whose translation MSKAGYHESRLVHDRKRDVVWKALWRYYFSKRIRPDDCVLDLGCGYGEFINNVRARRRIAVDSWDGMPDHLDDGVEPIVGSVTDLSRIEHGAVDFAFSSNLFEHLTRDALAECLKQLKPRLSSRGTLTTLQPNYRYCASEYFDDFTHVSVWSHVSLPDFLTANGYDVLEVRPRFLPLTVKSRLPVSPTLIGAYLASPVKPLGKQMLIVARPRRS comes from the coding sequence ATGAGTAAGGCCGGCTATCATGAATCGCGGCTGGTTCATGACAGGAAACGGGACGTCGTCTGGAAAGCGTTGTGGCGATACTATTTTTCGAAGCGGATCCGGCCTGACGACTGCGTGCTCGATCTCGGCTGCGGCTACGGCGAGTTTATTAACAACGTCCGGGCGCGCCGGAGGATTGCCGTCGACAGTTGGGACGGCATGCCGGATCACCTTGACGACGGAGTGGAGCCGATTGTCGGTTCGGTCACCGACCTTTCCCGGATCGAGCATGGCGCCGTGGATTTTGCCTTCTCAAGCAACCTGTTCGAGCACCTCACCAGGGATGCGCTTGCCGAGTGCCTGAAGCAGTTGAAGCCCCGGCTCTCCTCGCGCGGGACCTTGACCACGCTGCAGCCCAACTACCGTTACTGCGCCAGCGAATATTTCGACGACTTCACCCATGTATCGGTCTGGTCGCATGTCAGCCTTCCCGATTTCCTGACGGCCAATGGCTATGACGTGCTCGAGGTGCGCCCCCGCTTCCTGCCGCTCACGGTGAAATCCCGGTTGCCGGTGTCGCCTACGCTGATCGGCGCCTACCTCGCCTCGCCGGTCAAGCCGCTTGGAAAACAGATGTTGATCGTTGCCCGGCCGCGCCGGTCCTGA
- a CDS encoding GtrA family protein yields MIQRFKGAAADPAARAAFWQLVRYGTVGVLITTGGQAIYYVLAETRTTSPLVAIAVAWIVGVIVGYFAHGWISFAGHGSRDDHRGMSTRFVAVNVIGYLLNSFWVWLLVERLGGPTWWPIAPNVILTPLMTFWLHRHWTFR; encoded by the coding sequence GTGATCCAGCGATTCAAGGGCGCGGCCGCCGATCCGGCCGCGCGCGCGGCATTCTGGCAATTGGTGCGTTACGGCACCGTCGGGGTGCTGATCACCACCGGCGGACAGGCCATTTACTATGTGCTCGCCGAAACGCGCACCACCAGCCCGCTTGTCGCCATCGCCGTCGCCTGGATCGTTGGCGTCATCGTCGGCTATTTCGCCCACGGCTGGATCAGCTTCGCTGGGCACGGCAGCCGCGACGATCATCGCGGAATGTCGACACGGTTCGTCGCGGTGAACGTGATCGGATACCTGCTGAACAGCTTTTGGGTCTGGCTGCTGGTCGAACGCCTCGGCGGCCCGACCTGGTGGCCGATCGCACCGAACGTCATTCTAACGCCGCTGATGACCTTCTGGCTGCACCGCCATTGGACCTTCCGCTGA
- a CDS encoding glycosyltransferase family 2 protein, which produces MAGFRLSDDGGKRSHTPILMYGVLAFCVGLFMYLAGVLLVFPRYLLGLHEILDPVAAWLVWYSGVPIVAGIFLALTDLLYFFSRKKPDLPVRYSPVIRQRVTVALTAYNDEDSIADAVDDFLNHPMVERVIVVSNNSSDHTFERAEAAGALTFNEMLPGYGRCVFRCLSEAAKFEDTDYVVLCEGDRTFRAYDIEKLIAYAPHADIVNGTRTVEPLRQYQTQLSTFMYYGNLFVGKLLEFKHLGRGTITDVGTTYKLCRRDALLRLLPKLNPAVNLEFNAHFLDTALAYEYLLLECPITFHPRVGLSKGGNINNWRGFTVGTRMIAGLVFGWQKQAA; this is translated from the coding sequence ATGGCGGGCTTCAGGCTTTCAGATGACGGCGGGAAGCGATCCCATACGCCAATCCTGATGTACGGGGTCTTGGCCTTCTGCGTCGGGCTGTTCATGTACCTGGCCGGCGTTCTTCTGGTGTTTCCGCGCTACTTGCTGGGCCTTCATGAAATTTTGGATCCGGTCGCCGCCTGGCTGGTCTGGTATTCCGGCGTGCCGATCGTCGCCGGCATCTTCCTGGCGCTGACCGACCTGCTTTATTTCTTCAGCCGCAAGAAGCCCGATCTGCCGGTACGCTATTCGCCGGTCATCCGGCAGCGCGTGACCGTCGCCTTGACCGCATATAACGACGAGGATTCCATCGCCGACGCTGTCGACGACTTCCTGAATCATCCGATGGTCGAACGGGTCATCGTCGTCAGCAACAACAGCAGCGACCATACGTTCGAGCGCGCAGAAGCGGCGGGTGCCCTCACTTTCAACGAGATGCTTCCCGGCTACGGTCGCTGCGTATTTCGCTGTCTCAGCGAAGCGGCAAAGTTCGAGGACACGGATTATGTCGTGCTTTGCGAAGGCGACCGGACATTTCGCGCCTACGACATCGAAAAGCTGATCGCCTACGCGCCCCATGCCGATATCGTGAACGGCACCCGGACCGTCGAGCCGCTTCGCCAGTACCAGACCCAGCTTTCGACCTTCATGTATTACGGCAATCTGTTTGTCGGTAAGCTGCTCGAGTTCAAGCATCTCGGCCGCGGCACGATCACGGACGTCGGGACGACCTACAAACTATGCCGACGCGACGCGCTTCTGCGGCTTTTGCCCAAGCTGAACCCGGCCGTGAATCTCGAATTCAATGCCCATTTCCTGGATACGGCGCTGGCCTATGAATATTTGCTTCTGGAATGCCCGATCACCTTCCATCCGCGGGTGGGGCTGTCCAAGGGCGGAAACATTAACAACTGGCGCGGTTTCACTGTGGGAACGCGCATGATCGCCGGCCTCGTATTCGGCTGGCAGAAGCAGGCTGCATGA
- the folD gene encoding bifunctional methylenetetrahydrofolate dehydrogenase/methenyltetrahydrofolate cyclohydrolase FolD → MTASRIDGKAAAAALRARVADGVAAFRETVGRAPGLAVVLVGEDPASSVYVRSKGKATNEAGMKSIEHRLPDSVSEADLLALVDALNRDPNVDGILVQLPLPNQIDERKVIAAIDPQKDVDGFHVENAGRLAVGAEALVPCTPLGCLHLLKAELGDLTGKDAVVIGRSNIVGKPMAMLLLGESCTVTVAHSRTKDLPALCRRADILVAAVGRPEMIRGDWIKPGATVIDVGINRVEGEEGKSRLVGDVAYDEAAEVAGAITPVPGGVGPMTIAMLLRNTLVAAHRREGLEEPRL, encoded by the coding sequence GTGACCGCCAGCCGGATTGATGGAAAGGCCGCGGCGGCGGCACTTCGTGCGCGGGTCGCCGACGGGGTCGCAGCTTTTCGCGAGACGGTCGGCCGCGCGCCTGGGCTTGCAGTCGTGCTTGTCGGCGAGGACCCGGCGAGCAGCGTCTATGTCCGTTCCAAGGGGAAGGCGACGAACGAAGCCGGAATGAAGTCGATCGAGCACCGTCTACCGGACAGCGTGAGCGAGGCCGACCTGCTGGCGCTGGTCGACGCGCTCAACCGCGATCCCAATGTCGACGGAATCCTGGTCCAGCTTCCGCTTCCCAACCAGATCGACGAGCGCAAGGTCATCGCCGCAATCGATCCTCAAAAGGACGTCGACGGATTTCACGTCGAAAATGCCGGAAGACTTGCGGTGGGCGCCGAGGCGCTCGTGCCCTGCACGCCGCTCGGCTGCCTGCACCTGCTGAAAGCCGAGCTCGGCGACCTCACCGGGAAGGACGCCGTGGTCATCGGCCGCTCGAACATCGTCGGCAAGCCGATGGCGATGCTGCTGCTCGGTGAAAGCTGCACGGTCACCGTCGCCCATAGCCGGACGAAGGACCTGCCTGCGCTTTGCCGCCGCGCCGACATCCTCGTCGCCGCCGTCGGCCGTCCGGAGATGATCAGGGGCGACTGGATCAAGCCGGGGGCCACAGTCATCGACGTTGGAATCAATCGCGTCGAAGGCGAAGAGGGCAAGAGCCGGCTGGTCGGGGACGTCGCTTACGACGAGGCTGCCGAGGTTGCCGGTGCGATTACGCCTGTGCCGGGCGGGGTCGGGCCAATGACCATCGCCATGCTTTTGCGCAACACCCTGGTCGCGGCGCATCGCCGTGAGGGATTGGAGGAGCCGCGCCTGTGA
- a CDS encoding YggT family protein: MLTVIQIVLFLLNVLGWLVIAAAILSLLFAFNVLNHSNSGLRSIYDSLDRLLEPLYRPFRKILPVTGGVDWSPFLLLVTIGILRIILTNVAYSV; encoded by the coding sequence ATGCTGACCGTAATCCAGATCGTCCTTTTCCTTTTGAACGTGCTTGGCTGGCTGGTCATCGCGGCCGCGATCCTTAGCCTGCTGTTCGCTTTCAATGTCCTCAACCATTCGAACAGCGGCCTGCGCTCAATCTACGACAGCCTCGACCGCCTGCTCGAGCCGCTTTACCGGCCGTTCCGGAAAATCCTGCCGGTGACCGGCGGAGTCGACTGGTCGCCCTTCCTGCTGCTGGTGACGATCGGAATCCTGAGGATCATCCTCACCAACGTCGCTTATTCGGTCTGA
- a CDS encoding AcrB/AcrD/AcrF family protein, translating to MEQRFVELLDRHWKSLLALFYVLLCAWLLYSRWANIQGFVLTDTDDNMRISQVRAWLNDGQGWYDLRQYKLNWPYGANIHWSRFVDLPLAGLILLGRLFLSGPDAEIFAIAVAPMIPLAVLVTALSLTVRRLIHPSAWPLALICLFFAGSTVAQFVPTRIDHHGWQLALLAVGVAGIADPRRARGGATLGLASALSLAIGLEAMIYLALAGVGTVLRWVADREERRRLAAYAVSLSGGTAFGFLLFASEANRLAVCDALSPVWLSDALLGGALLLALAWWSPGSWKMRLGSAALAGAAIAGFHAIAWPHCLSRLEGVSDEVYKLWLSHVREARPFYRHPWKTAVTIIALPVTGLIGWAILGWASRKDPARLARILCAAILALAAAALLFWQTRTGPAAQMLAIPGAVALVVVLAPMLYNSRFMLVRTLGTTALVLLALGGLVPLFLDSVAPDPVKNERQKAIAKANNRCPSLAAMRPIAKIPAATMFTFGDLSPRLITVTHHRAIMGPYHRNGEQIVDTMKFFRGSADEARVLADKYRADYVLTCPMMSQATVFMAEAPRGFYVQLEEGEVPAWLEPVPLPKGSPLKLWRVKRSTPVRAN from the coding sequence GTGGAACAACGCTTCGTCGAGTTGCTGGACCGGCATTGGAAGAGCCTGCTCGCGCTGTTCTACGTCCTGCTGTGCGCATGGCTTCTCTATTCCCGCTGGGCAAACATCCAGGGTTTCGTCCTAACCGACACCGACGATAACATGCGGATCAGCCAGGTCCGCGCATGGCTCAACGACGGGCAGGGCTGGTACGACCTCCGCCAATACAAGCTGAACTGGCCGTACGGCGCCAACATCCACTGGAGCCGCTTCGTCGACCTGCCGCTGGCCGGGCTCATCTTGCTTGGACGCCTGTTCCTATCCGGCCCGGACGCCGAGATCTTCGCCATCGCAGTCGCGCCGATGATCCCCCTAGCCGTGCTTGTGACGGCGCTTTCCCTGACGGTTCGCCGGCTGATTCATCCTTCGGCATGGCCCTTGGCGCTCATCTGCCTCTTTTTCGCGGGCTCCACCGTTGCGCAGTTCGTACCGACGCGGATTGACCATCACGGCTGGCAACTCGCACTGCTTGCCGTCGGCGTGGCTGGAATCGCCGATCCAAGGCGGGCGCGCGGCGGCGCAACGCTTGGGCTCGCTTCGGCTCTGTCGCTGGCGATCGGGCTAGAGGCCATGATCTATCTCGCGCTTGCCGGTGTCGGGACGGTTCTCCGCTGGGTCGCAGACCGCGAAGAACGGCGACGCCTCGCCGCTTACGCCGTCAGCCTGTCGGGCGGCACGGCATTCGGCTTCCTGCTTTTCGCGTCCGAGGCCAACCGTCTCGCGGTCTGCGACGCGCTGTCGCCGGTTTGGCTAAGTGATGCGCTACTCGGCGGAGCGCTGCTGCTGGCGCTAGCCTGGTGGTCGCCGGGAAGCTGGAAGATGCGACTCGGCTCGGCAGCGCTGGCGGGTGCGGCCATCGCTGGATTCCACGCAATCGCCTGGCCGCATTGCCTTTCGCGGCTCGAGGGAGTCAGCGACGAAGTCTATAAGCTTTGGCTCAGCCATGTACGCGAGGCGCGGCCATTCTATCGCCATCCGTGGAAGACCGCGGTGACCATAATCGCGCTGCCGGTTACAGGATTGATCGGCTGGGCGATCCTCGGCTGGGCATCGCGCAAGGATCCGGCCCGCCTGGCCCGCATCCTTTGCGCTGCGATTCTCGCACTCGCGGCAGCCGCGCTTCTGTTCTGGCAGACCAGGACTGGCCCGGCGGCGCAGATGCTGGCGATCCCCGGCGCGGTCGCTCTGGTCGTGGTTCTCGCGCCCATGCTTTACAATTCGCGCTTCATGCTGGTTCGGACGTTGGGGACGACCGCGCTTGTCCTCCTCGCTCTTGGCGGACTGGTGCCCCTCTTCCTTGATAGTGTCGCTCCGGACCCCGTGAAGAACGAGCGGCAGAAGGCGATCGCCAAGGCGAATAACCGCTGCCCCTCGCTCGCCGCGATGCGGCCCATTGCCAAGATCCCAGCGGCGACAATGTTCACGTTCGGCGATCTTTCGCCGCGCCTGATCACCGTCACCCATCATCGCGCGATCATGGGCCCCTATCACCGCAACGGAGAACAGATCGTCGACACGATGAAGTTCTTCCGGGGAAGCGCGGACGAAGCGCGCGTGCTGGCCGACAAATATCGCGCCGATTACGTTCTAACCTGCCCGATGATGAGCCAGGCGACCGTGTTCATGGCGGAAGCGCCCCGGGGCTTCTACGTCCAGCTGGAGGAGGGCGAGGTTCCCGCCTGGCTCGAGCCAGTCCCGCTGCCGAAGGGCTCACCGCTCAAGCTGTGGCGGGTGAAGCGCTCAACCCCCGTTCGGGCAAATTAA
- a CDS encoding class I SAM-dependent methyltransferase, protein MPVQQLDEALFHVGILAQTSVSRSSVEGPKGKARGMSEHEYNEDFYSYIDAGSRRSARAVAAILKNEMKIDSLLDVGAGHGAWAAEWLAAGVTDVLAVDGNYVKRDQLAIPAKAFKAHDLGTPLDLKKKFDLVQTLEVAEHLPGDKADLFVKNLVAHGDVILFSAAVPHQGGEHHVNEQPPEYWREKLKAHGYAVFDFIRPRLVDNSDVMPWYRFNTYLYANAAGQKRLSKAILDSRVPNDRKLEIGGDLKWALRRAAVRLIPAALVKSIAMAKARVEAAARR, encoded by the coding sequence ATGCCGGTCCAGCAACTCGACGAAGCGTTGTTCCACGTGGGCATCCTTGCACAAACTTCCGTTTCGCGCTCTAGCGTCGAGGGACCGAAGGGCAAGGCGCGTGGCATGAGCGAGCACGAATATAACGAAGATTTCTATTCTTATATCGACGCCGGCTCGCGGCGTTCGGCACGCGCGGTCGCGGCGATCCTGAAAAATGAAATGAAAATCGACAGCCTGCTCGATGTCGGCGCGGGCCATGGCGCGTGGGCGGCGGAATGGCTTGCGGCCGGAGTTACGGACGTGCTGGCCGTCGACGGCAATTATGTGAAACGCGACCAGCTGGCGATTCCCGCCAAGGCCTTCAAGGCCCACGACCTGGGAACGCCGCTAGACCTGAAAAAGAAGTTCGACCTGGTTCAGACGCTGGAAGTCGCCGAGCATCTGCCAGGCGACAAGGCCGACCTGTTCGTGAAAAATCTCGTCGCGCACGGCGACGTCATTCTCTTTTCCGCCGCGGTGCCGCATCAGGGCGGCGAGCATCATGTGAATGAGCAGCCGCCCGAATATTGGCGGGAGAAACTCAAGGCGCACGGTTATGCCGTGTTCGATTTTATCCGTCCACGCCTCGTGGACAATTCGGATGTCATGCCCTGGTACCGTTTCAACACCTATCTCTACGCGAATGCGGCGGGCCAGAAGCGGCTGTCGAAGGCGATCCTCGATTCCCGCGTGCCGAACGACCGCAAGCTTGAGATTGGAGGCGACCTGAAATGGGCACTTCGGAGGGCGGCGGTAAGACTGATCCCTGCCGCGCTTGTCAAGTCGATCGCCATGGCCAAGGCGCGGGTCGAGGCGGCGGCGCGGCGGTGA
- a CDS encoding argininosuccinate synthase produces MTDPIRRVVLAFSGGLDTSVILKWLQQTYGCEVVTFTADLGQGEELDPARHKAELMGVRPEHIFIDDLREEFVGEYVFPMMRANALYEGLYLLGTSIARPLIAKRQVEIARQVGADAVSHGATGKGNDQVRFELGYYALAPDIKVIAPWREWDLNSRTALIDFAEKNQIPVPKDKRGESPFSTDANLLHTSSEGKVLEDPWEEVPDYVYSRTDDLVSAPDTPEEITIDFKGGDGVAVNGEAMSPATLLAKLNDLGKKHGIGRLDLVENRFVGMKSRGMYETPGGTIYHAAHRGIEQLTLDRGAAHLKDELMPRYAELVYNGFWFSPEREMLQAAIDHSQAKVDGTVRMKLYKGGVHITGRKSPNSLYSEKVVTFEDDAGAYDQRDAEGFIKLNALRLRLLGRRDR; encoded by the coding sequence GTGACCGACCCCATTCGCCGAGTCGTGCTCGCCTTTTCGGGCGGCCTCGACACCAGCGTCATCCTGAAATGGCTGCAGCAGACTTACGGCTGCGAGGTGGTGACGTTTACCGCAGACCTCGGCCAGGGCGAGGAACTGGACCCGGCGCGCCACAAGGCGGAGCTGATGGGCGTCCGCCCCGAGCATATCTTCATTGACGACCTGCGCGAGGAGTTCGTCGGCGAGTACGTCTTCCCGATGATGCGCGCCAACGCGCTTTACGAAGGGCTTTACCTACTCGGCACTTCGATTGCCCGTCCGCTCATCGCCAAGCGGCAGGTGGAGATTGCGCGCCAGGTCGGCGCCGATGCCGTCAGCCACGGCGCGACCGGCAAAGGCAACGACCAGGTGCGCTTCGAGCTCGGCTATTATGCGCTCGCGCCGGACATCAAGGTCATCGCCCCGTGGCGCGAATGGGACTTGAACAGCCGCACCGCGCTGATCGACTTCGCCGAGAAGAACCAGATCCCCGTGCCGAAAGACAAGCGCGGCGAAAGCCCGTTCTCGACCGATGCCAATTTGCTCCACACCTCAAGTGAGGGGAAGGTGCTGGAGGATCCGTGGGAAGAAGTGCCCGACTACGTCTATTCGCGGACCGACGACCTCGTCTCAGCGCCCGACACCCCGGAAGAAATCACCATCGATTTCAAGGGTGGTGACGGGGTCGCAGTGAATGGCGAGGCAATGAGTCCGGCGACGTTGCTCGCGAAGCTCAATGACTTGGGCAAGAAGCACGGCATCGGCCGCCTCGACTTGGTCGAGAACCGCTTCGTCGGGATGAAGAGCCGGGGCATGTACGAAACCCCGGGCGGGACGATTTACCACGCCGCTCACCGCGGGATCGAGCAGCTGACACTTGATCGCGGCGCCGCTCACCTCAAGGACGAGCTGATGCCCCGCTATGCCGAGCTGGTTTACAATGGCTTCTGGTTCTCGCCCGAGCGCGAGATGCTGCAGGCGGCGATCGATCATAGCCAGGCCAAGGTCGACGGGACCGTCCGGATGAAGCTCTACAAGGGCGGCGTCCACATCACCGGCCGCAAGTCGCCCAACTCGCTCTACAGCGAAAAGGTCGTGACGTTCGAGGACGATGCCGGCGCCTACGACCAGCGCGACGCGGAGGGCTTCATCAAATTGAACGCGCTACGCTTGCGCTTACTCGGACGCCGCGACCGCTGA
- a CDS encoding MarC family protein: MIELFTSAFLTLAVIVDPPGCAPIFASLTSGTDAAHRRRMAIRSCLVAWCILMFFALFGEALLTHIGVSLSAFRLAGGIMLFMIALDMVFERRTERREERAEEIKGTPEAEDVSVFPMAIPMIAGPGSIASVMLLNARANGLQESVVVLVAMTLVILLTLAALLAAGPLMRFVGAKVEAMITRILGVILAALATQFVLDGLERSLPGLAGA, translated from the coding sequence ATGATCGAGCTGTTCACCAGCGCGTTTCTCACGTTGGCGGTAATCGTCGACCCACCGGGTTGCGCACCGATATTCGCCTCCCTGACGAGCGGAACGGATGCTGCCCATCGCCGAAGGATGGCGATCCGGTCGTGTCTCGTCGCCTGGTGCATCTTGATGTTCTTCGCCTTGTTCGGCGAAGCGCTGCTGACCCACATCGGGGTCTCGCTGAGCGCGTTCCGCCTGGCCGGCGGAATCATGCTGTTCATGATCGCGCTCGACATGGTTTTCGAGCGGCGCACCGAACGACGTGAGGAACGTGCCGAGGAGATCAAGGGCACGCCCGAAGCGGAGGACGTCAGCGTCTTCCCGATGGCAATTCCAATGATCGCAGGACCGGGCTCCATCGCATCGGTGATGCTCCTCAACGCTCGTGCCAACGGTCTCCAAGAGTCCGTCGTCGTCCTGGTCGCGATGACCCTCGTTATCCTGCTGACGCTTGCGGCATTGCTCGCGGCCGGGCCGCTGATGCGTTTTGTCGGCGCCAAGGTGGAAGCGATGATCACCCGGATCCTCGGCGTCATCCTCGCCGCGCTGGCGACCCAGTTCGTACTTGACGGGTTGGAGCGTTCGCTACCCGGACTTGCCGGGGCTTAA